From the genome of Cynocephalus volans isolate mCynVol1 chromosome 15, mCynVol1.pri, whole genome shotgun sequence:
GTaaatgagagaattaaatgagaatatgCTCACAAAACGTTTCACGTGGTGCCTGGCAAAAAGGGCTCAGTTAATATCGCCCAAGTTCTCATAGCCAGTACATAACAGAACCAGGGCTGAATCCACGGTCCCCTAATTCCTTGCCTAGTGTTTTTCCCACCACGTCACAACATATGCTTCTTAGAACTGAGCGCGCAAAACGCCCTGCCTACTCCACCGGCCTCACCGCTGCGGACAGGTGCACACTGCGAGGGCCTGAAACTGGCCCCCAGAACTGCGCCTGCGCCTCGCGACGCTACTGAAGGCGCCTGCGTACAGGGTACGGCGCGTCTTCCAGGACTTACCCAGAAGGCAGCGCTTCGCTCTCGGGTCAAGATGGCGAGCAGACCTACGGGTAAGTGACTGCTGTCCTTCCTAGCAACTCACTCCTTTTCTGCTCTCTCTAAATGGCCAGGTTTGCGGCCTAAGGGAAAGTGGCGGCTCCAGTCCAGCCAAAGGGCCGTGTTTCCCACCCCTTTGCTGTCCCCAGGCTGGGCTTGCCTGGGGGGTTGGGACCTGCTGTCCGTGAAGGTGCCCCCGGTGGCTCTGACAGCCCTGCAGTTCCAGCTACCCATGCTCAGCAGTCCCTCCCTCGGCCTCAGAAAAGTTCAAGGTCACGAGGAGATAATTAGTGGGTGACTTTCGGCCAAAGTgaactgagtgcttactatggaCTAAGCGCTGCCATGTGCATTAGCTCGATAAATTCTACCAGTGCAATGATTTTCCCATTTACGCTGATAAAATAACTGAGGCAAAGTGACCAGAGGAAATAGGATTAGAATCCTCCTTCCACCCCTCGCGCTTCTCACTGGGAAAGAGAGGCAGCTGAGTAAGGGTTACAGGGAAGCTTCAGGTTGACCGTGGTTCATCTGGGCttagagaaatgtgtattcattgTACGCACTAGAACAAGCACACTTATTATGGAATACAATGCAGAAAATTACCGCAATATTCAAAACACCCTGCACATCAAGTAGCGTTTTCCCtgtcttatttctgttttctttttaaaaatatttttttcgcTAATCTCTTGCTGGCTGGCAGTATAAATTGgagtagcttttaaaaaatattggtcCCCTTCTCCCAGTCTCCAGCATTGGGAGATTGCCAAATATATCCGTTGACCTAAAAGACATTGAGCTTTTGGAGGGTTAgggagacatttaaaaattcatcatttcattaattttacaaATGTTGAAAGAGCATTACTAAATTCAAGGCACTCTGCTGTGTTTGGGAACCGCATATGCTCTCATTAGCTACCTCTGACTTTGGGTTAGGATCACTTCTGTAAATCTGCTTTCTCTTCTGCAACAACACGTGTGTTGTAAATATACCAGGCTAACGTGGGTAAAGCAAATaagatagtgcctggcacacaagaaGTGTTCAGTGAATAGTAATTATTATAATCACTGATCGATATGTTTACAAATAAGATTTTTTacaagtatgttttaaaattgttgacTCTTTGATACTTGTTTTTCTAGAAGCAATTTTATAGTGGCTCTTTATTTAAAAGCAGATTTGCCAAAGACTTGTAATCTGTAATGTACTAAGGAATAGGGGACCAGGAGGGATTGGAGTGAAAGagtttgcttttcttccttggtAAGGGGCTAACCCtagacagaattttaaaagaaaatttaaacttGCTCTGCCTGACCTTCTGTACCACATCTCTCCTATAAATATCAGGCACTATCATGTCCTTAGCCCTTACTGGGTTACCCCATCAGGCTCGGCTGTGTTCCCCAAAGATTTTTAACGCCTGTTTCTGCTcatcattttcaaatattcattcCCTTGGTGGAAAGTTAGCTGCTTGGGAGGAGAAAAATGGCTTCTTTTACTAATCCATATTAGTGTTTAAATGACTAATGATATCAGAATCCCCCCagcaataaatacattttaaaagagaatggCCAGGTGAAATAATGGTGATCAGAATAAAAATTTTGGAGGATGGGGCATCGTTTAGACCTGCTGGCCTATCCTGAAATCTCACCTCTCTTTTCATACAACTCGAACTCCTTTGAAAAGTTTACAGTTATTTCCTGTAATCTATTTCTGAAATTACAAATGATAGAGATGTTCCTACTTCCTTTCTCCATACCCCCACTGATGGTAGTAAGAGGACAAGGGGGCATGGGATTTTTAAACTTTGCGAGGCTAGAGTGGCAGTAATTGTACCTATGGGTCTTTTGTACATTAGGTGTTGGAGTTCACCTGTTTCTCTCATGACATGCCacctaatatatatattttttacttgcaATCACTTTTGCTCATAGATAAAATAAGCAGTTTTTAGCTTCAGTATATAGAGTATAAactttttttcagcatttttttttttttttttggcagctggccagtacagggatcctaacccttgaccttagtattataacactgtgctctaaccagctgagctaaccgggaTTGTATaagcttttaaaaggaaattcCTTCCTGTTTGTATTCTCCAACAAAGTAACTACTGGTTGCTTGCTTATCAATGTGTTCATACAGTATGAATTGTAGCAACTAACAGTGTAATGGTGATCAGTTGCAGCATCAGGCCGGTGGCTAGAACGAATTCGAAAATGGTATTACAATGCTGCAGGTTTCAATAAACTGGGTGAGTAtctgtgctttcttttgttttcttttgctttttttgagAGTAGTGCTTTCACAAATGTTATTATGGTtcaaaaaaatactttcattGTTCTTGAGTACGtcagaagatttaaaaattagattatattTTCTTGTGGTAAAtcaaatccattttctttttttaattcttttcagaGAAGAGGTGAAAAAATCCTCTAAAATGATCGAGGTGGAAATAAATTATGGTAGCAAGACATTTTATTATACTCTCCCTCTCCCAACTCTTTcgcttaaatttttaaaatttcagttatgagCATTGGatgtagagatttttcaaatattaaaattgtcTCACATCTTTACAATTATATGATTCCTGAACTTTTTTGGAACTTTATAATTTGCCATAAACTTCATCTTTTGCTACTGAAGCTTGATGGAAGCGTCATTAAATGTTATTGGTTCCTTACTACACTCATTTTAAATTAAGATTCTTTAATATACCTGGTCTCagatttaaagtataaaaaagtaGAGGTATAGTTTATTGATGAGGTATAGTTTATGATGTGTGTTTAAAAACAAGGTaaacatttgaaacattttaaaaatcgaTTTAGATAAAGTGAATTCTGTGGCAGTGGATTTTAAAAAGCCCATATATTGTTTCAAGAATGAACTTACATGTATGAAATGCATTGGGTTTCCATCATACCTAGTGATGTGAATTCTCGATATTTCCCCGAGTCTCAAGTTATGACATAAAGATattttactcattaaaaaaaaaatccctcaaagaaacaaaaaacaaacacacataaaaacaaataatccctGATTTTTGACATGAGTGTTCAAACTGACTCTTGTTTTCTGTCAAAGGGTTAATGAGAGATGATACAATACACGAGAATGAAGATGTAAAAGAAGCCATAAGAAGGCTTCCTGAGAACGTTTATAATGACAGGGTGTTTCGCATTAAGAGAGCACTGGACCTCACCATGAGACAACAGATCTTGCCTAAGGAGCAGTGGACAAAATATGAGGAGGTAGGACAGCGTTTATGTATCTGACAATGTTAGGCATTAAGGATTGAGTATTAGAAACAAGAGAAACACATTCATTGTGTAGTGCTTTAGAGTTCCGCAGAGTTGTGTCAAATAAATATCCTTTCATCATCCCACTGAGGTTAATAGAGGTGTTAGCTCCGTTTTAgagaaaaacacattgagatatagAGGTGAAGTGACTCTTCCAGAATCACTGAGTTTCCGAGATAGCCAGGACTAGAATCCAGGTCTTCAGCCCTCCACACTCTGCTTCCTGCTCAGATGAAAAGATTTTGGTGTTCATGTGATCAGCTCATTGAGTGGCCCTCCAGCTCCCAGGAAGGACTTCTGTGAAACAAACCCTTACCCCTTAAACTGCGTTGAAAATAGGCAAACGCCAGTAGacaatcatttctttttcatctgtGATATACTTCCCTCTGGTAATCTATCAAAGCAATTTATTATAACTTATTATAATATCTTTGTGggtttttacactttaaaaaggaTACAGTTCTTAGTCCGgttgagaatatattttcttaagttggaaataaaaaaaaataatttggatcGGTTTCTTTTGTTTAAGACCTATTGAATGTTTGGTGTATACCAGTATGTGATGGTAGGAtataatattattcttttattctttaggATAAGTTCTACCTTGAGCCATATCTGAAAGAGGTTATtcgggaaagaaaagagagagaagaatgggCAAAGAAGTAATCATGTAGTTAAAATCTGTGGATACAGCTGTCCTCAAAGTATTTTTATGAAGTTGGTTAACCCTGAAACATACATAAAGATGtattactttaaataaatgtctgttgtaaTCATTGTTGGAGTTTTGAATTCTAAATCTTACCCTGAATAACTACTGAATTTACTTACTGGTCACAATTCTTTCCAAACTTCTAAGGTATTTTGTCAGTGTTTAACTGCTTCTTGGAGCTTAGACCGCTTTAATTGGTTTTCCTCATTGGTTGGATAACCTCTCAACTTACTCAAGGGTATGACATTGTACCAAGTAGGACAGTGCCTTTAGATTTGCTACGTAGGTAGCAGGATACTTAGAAACACATCAGGGCCTAACTACCAGGTGTGGAATGGAGTGGGAAACGTGCCAGTGACTGTTTTTCTTGAAGCAAGCAGAGCACTTGAGCAAACCCGTTCTCATGCTTCAGAAACTACCTAATGAAAGGAGGGTTCACCCTAGTTCCCCAGGACGGGAAACAGCCTCCTCAACTACTGCTCTCCAGAGATTTGATTTTATATCCtaccatttaaaaagaaattgtgtatatatgccaatATGGGTATGTTTAAGTTACATATATGTACTCCTGTAGGTTAGAAAACAATAGACGttagaaaatagacaaaaatacaaagacacaTTGTACTTTGTCCCCATTATCCCAGTGACTTCTACTTTGGAaatgattattataaaatatattgtgaGAGTTGGATATGAAtcgtttaaatgttttaaaagactataggctaatcttaaaaaaatataaattagaactGTTTCATAATGTCATTTCTACCCCTAAATTCTGGAATGCTTTTTTTGGTGGAGATGAGACCTTTTGAGATCCTCATTTAATAATGGTGTTTTGCTCATGGtaaaagcagttttcttttttaacattcttAATATTTTGCAAGATTTGTGGTTTAACCTTGCAATCAATTTGAATTACATTATTTGAAAAGTtaccaagattatgaccagtagcatttatatgaacacacaaatatttaagaatcttacaagattttggaacacatccgtaacaccttcagtactgacaatgctttaccatatagtctaatttattaaataagccaattacttttgatacatcttttatatatcctttgagaaactccagggcccttggaattcctcaaagttaaagttaaaatgttggggttttagaatttggttttggaaagttttcttaaataaaaaaaggcttaaaacatttagttgaataagatcacaaattattacaaaaaataaaaccaaagtgacaaagggtttcaaaggcagagagcacaagaatttatcataaaacatgaaataagatccctaggccagttatctaaaagacaaagaaaaccttttacaatttttaataagagcagttaagtgtttgtttttttttttagaaaatctggttcCATCGAAGGAGAGCAAATTCTAACCCTGTATTAGAATACTtgtgatattaatttttagaaaaacacacataatttgtttttaaatccagttaatttttttt
Proteins encoded in this window:
- the LOC134364074 gene encoding cytochrome b-c1 complex subunit 7 isoform X2, which encodes MASRPTGLMRDDTIHENEDVKEAIRRLPENVYNDRVFRIKRALDLTMRQQILPKEQWTKYEEDKFYLEPYLKEVIRERKEREEWAKK
- the LOC134364074 gene encoding cytochrome b-c1 complex subunit 7 isoform X1 — translated: MASRPTVAASGRWLERIRKWYYNAAGFNKLGLMRDDTIHENEDVKEAIRRLPENVYNDRVFRIKRALDLTMRQQILPKEQWTKYEEDKFYLEPYLKEVIRERKEREEWAKK